A stretch of Apis cerana isolate GH-2021 linkage group LG1, AcerK_1.0, whole genome shotgun sequence DNA encodes these proteins:
- the LOC107994861 gene encoding protein lava lamp-like isoform X7, whose protein sequence is MWSASEEPPGTMEGDAPESMIHAKEKCEQNKSQLESLKEIMLKNKQSLKKKEEEVQEYARRLSKIKSRAKLSRRNREGNLSSKDIARISETALTDTPEENIDDISQAKTAKAKSTLLQKKLAENRKAFEQRNKEISETKRAVEEKVEAIRQQLEEKDATVMAFQKDQISITAVKPVMITSDIMSPIQIESIQEKESKITELNNKILELEATIMDLQENLKEKDSVIESKTKAVTLMSADLSKRGKTTLDTLEDTKDEMRTMQEHFVLLETSLKNKNENLLMQLQERDDKIIELEDSVDRFRKQINEQKLSETASVDFSRSTMDTLVETKEAMKSMQENFVLMESSLKAKNDNLLEQLKDYELKLAEANERIFKLESGIGIVRDPTVDDLQFKLEKLEHNNKQLQDEKYELQKSLAELQDKIVNISMHGNGAIIEKDNRIIELENLVEELKQSNKFLEEESKAELQKQVADLTLKNEEYSNKITDLENFVHKLEEEKNEIAAKLPEEDIIKEDEKVAKLTKELEELNKNMIKIKAKHKSKIKSLQQQLENFKKISDTNAELVRLGNQVALLEEEKGNLQLSLVDFDELKELHMAKQEISSLEAENAESENLRVTAEIKVVDLEEQLEAIHRIQNESKLESSSEVNSAELIKQVETLTQENTELYNRISKFEEKGTSDTGSTESFEAIQELDKTDLLKKIEDLTQKNNELTVKLNKLQEKENADSIESMNNIDKNELLKKIDQLTQENTDLTMKLSRVEEKGSSDTGSTESFERIPENNESMTKIELLTQENSELVIKLTKLEEQLEYIESKSDIDLKLKIDTLEQENDNQSIELSKLKIQLMDFIEENNRLHKEIEMLSINNTDLTIEPDKLEVQIETEQSEESKVSKRDVDFKTQINTLTEEKDLLQKEVKELRNSLEQWHEKNQDLQINDLRIKIEELLRENEEIVTKMSELKTSNQKLEENVIKITQEKEELNLKLNQMLDSNNENNLKLTEKLDKLNLEKQNIEEKKELDEQISIPLEKSDQEFLKTPQLDEALSQQTETMIVASLEQEIEKCKNLIAEQTSLIEEMKVKLVNKEKELEEKSQQIVDCEKSGKKVETLENELREMFSTIEEWRYKCNEMQEKMEKLEAGKASIEEKFRILQNENKILLEQNKEKDAETILLKKQLQDITVTFESKLQKQISTISEKENEIIRLKETIEEKDQELQAKYTELQNKMITIDSLQDEFNNCKMLIQEKDSLITSMTNEVANLNNLVKSKEEEIYSLRKNITELNDKIEESIPVKDYNDLVEKLKDKNMILDELECRINATTKENSNLSEKVKNLSQQNNDIQNQLTEKQRELVDLITTKDHLEAQIVESKDEKGEAERRVWELQSIIDNNTKFVNDLQTELRSNYKQIEQLKLKHTEDTQLQNQRLENVIEELGAKMQECEILKEELEQKERLIGRNVTEEVKLALESKVGDLERKLKDSEEKIQMQLEKMKKIAANLKKKTAVCQELETRVAELEEKWTTEKDEKEAKNKQIQDVEIAIREKDNRIADLEEKLAQSRNESAQASKNIEKLTTDLSNLKEKMTLLTQQITEMEEEIVKLRVDVESSTADLTSEKESRQNILSEYESYRRQVVQENERKQLELDEMKEKARELSVRMQVMEAEYVEHLTLINDLKAENGLLLSKQAHINEKLETVEKESEERRLLLEQMERAVVNTRAEATQTQEEEMANEDDAKMSGALQHCSHCEQCQTLVQALEAKLQEREAEIENLDNELANSIGNFVQMRESLRFNDLMNQTGMRNRTLEDPYNDLLFQYNSLASSHEELKVNLEKASKENEELRGRIDQLRSTNDTLQEKIMTLENVDALNSDLVKKCEEREEELLNVQQEMQIVQRRLNAQAESLKSMEVQRETAEKLLQDTKDSLQREIDSLKMDKDSNERKIKDLEMELNTYRNRSAESMASRESTFDVPPRDNAPRLFDASRIFGSAPSDSDPLPDKEVKRLRSLLEEKEAQCSNLTQEIDQLQGTMIEERTLIERLKASQKELQADLEKAEQLVAEKEKQIDSLNVELRNSNMERGNDKLEESLLAKDDQLRELNTRLSSMKETLDETIVERNRQDSLLRSYESQINNLEMELKNSSDLEAIQDLEKRVLSLTKERDLLQLQVNDLTRSMEELKDSINLGRNLQMEIERVGRERDEAKETIANLSRALEEACKQSDKATATDASTKESTPLDEEQVGKIVTEERNVSSDVGETWDAGSTEKINVDEEIWGWNTEDAQLDSEQAMASTILIPSTEIQLRAKVDDLQDQIKDLERERARMVEENKAAQLRNAKMIKKLKEYKVQAESLQQQLKIQKSATDFYGLDSAIEEELKSQIGKLEKNLNEVKEEQRNTVAEKEALAKRLDVVVSANERYMEMKERQDMDMEVLRIRNKELSEKVEILDKRLQGSATRENSTTFRIVEDVDPSSEQVEQKVVAQEQVVAANRGKRSAEEADLESLSKKYKEEIDDLKDEMEALATENEQLQHFLEEQKIKLSALESKRNAEEDESIQIVDDLNRKISELQAVLSKSREEYDLLRKQYEQSLMDANDQVTAMRQNADYLKEEAFERTSKLEMEVADLRQQLEASELNVTELQKSLEDALREKLRAEERLTDLTASSEKQVSSLNASMLEVTDLLNIRIQEVADLKQELQKQYVDHEEAKMKLQNSVQELNREFDEKRQEMEDLKRSFTEKEKEFIERQSVETVSALVSQATQELMQKHAIEIEERDKHVQNLNERLSTLEIATNEYLLEKQNNVIQLDAQTQELELLRQNLMEKESSLASVRERFASTEKQLTERELELNEREETIQKLSLENQRYVETIEELRKRLNESAAISANVNEYTLRIQTLEQEVENMRSLLDEKDEILRKSAQETTECREIIEKNRIELSELRMEIQKVEDLKNELLEKGEQVNSLKLELEATRKVLEETRQNLNEKVSLLDQSNQMLNEKEMEIDRLSSLQQDRRNSVNMIDGLPVFRMGNGEQNLQLTIDNMQVELERRQEEIEHLKYILNENTYPGIIQEMQQRINCLYNEKAELESSLEVINARAEEKEKQIHALKQRIETQSQEFISKEEASFHSRDRRSIQEQEQIVRLQNELYTKEQEINELKYIVAEKDSQLSVQASMEPQSDEFELREMVQRLTAELYGKEEEIKHTKLTIVELQREVSRLKEFERFSEQTREAVQKLNAEKEQIRLEGEEFLERKLKEKEMEIDEIKRNLAMENQKILDELSFNNRDIENLKSQLMELSTTEQRTKDELRRKEEDLIQVNSDLAEKERRLAELSITKDAELHNLKIQIYEKDARIEELVSLYEEGEKRFTELKNTLTAREVEINSLKTLLEDKVKEYQLIQNVLKKDVSVLDTSTTLNTETSDEKIKTSTSQELDLALYMLHQRDVRCEELTHELMQLLEERDTLQLRLSNAIRVNEDLRKGSLTNVDLSPKMEASTSGDTVEPIVEHPSPSKSEGPVEIAKEAIDAPIGENKEILAQNFPFRLSQLQTVSHSKDVRLRDERELRHTQQMSLLAHKDVLSTLPPEAAARLVNANYTLSRDVQSQSSVLLNWLWGKSTPKVVHM, encoded by the exons ATGTGGAGTGCATCAGAAGAACCACCAGGAACAATGGAAGGGGATGCACCTGAATCTATGATACATGCAAAAGAGAAAtgtgaacaaaataaaagtcAGTTGGAatctttgaaagaaattatgttgaaaaataaacaaagtttaaaaaagaaagaagaggaagttcag gaaTATGCAAGAAgactttctaaaattaaatctagaGCTAAGTTATCACGTCGAAATAGAGAAGGAAATTTGTCTTCTAAAGATATAGCTCGTATATCTGAAACTGCTTTAACAGATACAcctgaagaaaatattgatgatattAGTCAAGCAAAAACTGCAAAAGCAAAGTCTACTTTACTCCAAAAAAAGTTAGCAGAGAATAGAAAGGCTTTTGAACAacgtaataaagaaataagtgAAACTAAACGAGCAGTTGAAGAAAAAGTAGAAGCTATTAGGCaacaattagaagaaaaagatgcaACAGTAATGGCTTTTCAAAAGGATCAAATATCCATTACAGCTGTAAAACCAGTCATGATTACTTCTGAT atCATGTCACCAATTCAAATAGAAAgtattcaagaaaaagaaagtaaaattacagaacttaataataaaattttggagCTTGAAGCTACAATTATGGATCTTCAGGAaaacttaaaagaaaaagattctgTTATTGAATCTAAGACAAAGGCAGTTACCCTTATGTCTGCAGATCTTTCAAAAAGGGGTAAAACGACGTTAGATACTTTAGAAGATACAAAAGATGAAATGCGAACAATGCAGGAACATTTTGTACTTTTAGAgacatctttgaaaaataaaaacgaaaatctCTTAATGCAGTTGCAAGAAAgagatgataaaattatagaactaGAAGATTCAGTTGAtcg atttaggaAACAGATTAATGAGCAAAAATTGTCTGAGACTGCCAGTGTCGATTTCTCTCGTTCTACCATGGATACTTTGGTAGAAACTAAAGAAGCTATGAAATCAAtgcaagaaaattttgtactCATGGAATCTTCACTTAAAGCGAAAAATGACAATTTGCTGGaacaattaaaagattatgagTTAAAATTAGCAGAAGCTAATGAACGTATCTTTAAACTCGAATCTGGTATTGGAATAGTCAGAGATCCAACTGTTGATGATTTGCaattcaaattagaaaaattggaacataataataaacaattgcaagatgaaaaatatgagTTACAAAAAAGTCTTGCAGAATTAcaagataaaattgtaaatatatcaatgcATGGTAATGGtgcaataatagaaaaagataatagaataattgaacTTGAAAATTTAGTAGAAGAGTTAAaacaatctaataaatttcttgaagAAGAATCTAAAGCAGAATTACAAAAACAAGTAGCagatttaactttaaaaaatgaagagtattcaaataaaataactgatcttgaaaattttgttcataaacttgaagaagaaaaaaatgaaattgcagCAAAATTACCAGAAGaggatattattaaagaagatgaaaaagtGGCAAAACTTACTAaggaattagaagaattaaataaaaatatgatcaaaattaaagcaaaacataaaagtaaaataaaaagtttacaacaacaattggaaaattttaaaaag ATATCTGATACAAATGCGGAACTTGTCAGGTTGGGGAATCAAGTGGCATTATTAGAGGAGGAGAAAGGTAACCTTCAGCTGAGTCTGGTAGACTTTGACGAGCTTAAAG AGCTTCATATGGCAAAACAAGAAATCTCGTCTTTAGAGGCGGAAAATGCAGAATCTGAGAATCTTAGAGTAACTGCAGAAATAAAAGTCGTTGATCTTGAAGAACAATTAGAAGCTATTCATAGAATACaaaatgaaagtaaattaGAATCTTCATCAGAGGTTAATTCTGCAGAGTTAATTAAACAAGTGGAAACTTTAACACAAGAAAATACTgagttatataatagaatatcgaaatttgaagaaaaaggaaCATCTGATACTGGATCTACTGAATCATTTGAAGCTATACAAGAATTAGATAAAACtgatttgttgaaaaaaatcgaagatttaacacagaaaaataatgaattaaccgttaaattgaataaacttcaagaaaaagaaaatgctgATTCCATCGAATCTATGaataacattgataaaaatgaattattaaagaaaattgatcaattaacACAAGAAAATACTGatttaacaatgaaattgAGTAGAGTGGAAGAGAAAGGATCCTCAGATACGGGTTCGACAGAATCTTTTGAACGAATACCAGAAAATAATGAGAGTATGACAAAAATTGAACTTCTTACACAAGAAAATAGCGAACTTGTAATTAAACTTACAAAACTTGAGGaacaattagaatatatagaatctaAATCAGATATCGATTTgaagttaaaaattgatacTTTAGAGCaagaaaatgataatcaaTCTATAGAATTATCGAaacttaaaattcaattaatggatttcattgaagaaaataatagattgcacaaagaaattgaaatgttGTCTATAAACAATACTGATTTAACTATTGAGCCAGATAAATTAGAAGTTCAAATTGAAACTGAACAATCCGAAGAATCTAAAGTATCAAAAAGGGATGTTGATTTCAAAACacaaattaatacattaacggaagaaaaagatcttttacaaaaagaagtaaaagaaTTACGTAATTCATTGGAACAATGGCATGAGAAAAATCAGGATCTTCAAATCAATGATTTGAGAATCAAAATAGAAGAATTGTTGagagaaaacgaagaaatagTTACAAAAATGTCAGAACTTAAAACCTCTAatcaaaaattagaagaaaatgtaataaaaattacacaagaaaaagaagaattaaatttaaaacttaatcaAATGTTGGATTCTAATaatgagaataatttaaaacttacggaaaaattagataaattgaaTCTTGAAAAACAGAATAttgaggagaaaaaagaactcGATGAACAAATTAGTATTCCTTTAGAAAAATCTGATCAAGAATTTCTTAAAACACCACAATTAGATGAAGCTTTATCTCAACAAACAGAAACGATGATCGTTGCTTCTTTGGAACAGGAGatagaaaaatgcaaaaatttgatCGCAGAACAAACAAGTCTAATCGAAgaaatgaaagtaaaattagtaaacaaggaaaaagaattagaagagAAAAGTCAACAGATTGTGGATTGTGAAAAGTCTGGAAAGAAAGTTGAAACTTTGGAAAATGAATTGAGAGAAATGTTTAGTACTATAGAAGAATGGAGATATAAGTGCAATGAAATGCaagaaaaaatggagaaattgGAAGCGGGAAAAGCttctatcgaagaaaaattcagaatattacaaaacgagaataaaatattattggaacaaaataaagagaaagatgCTGAAACTATATTACTGAAAAAACAATTGCAGGATATAACCGTGACATTTGAATCAAAGcttcaaaaacaaatttcaacgatatctgaaaaagaaaatgaaattattagattGAAAGAAACTATCGAGGAAAAAGATCAAGAATTACAAGCGAAATATACGGAACtccaaaataaaatgatcACGATAGACAGTTTGCAAGATGAATTTAACAATTGTAAAATGTTAATCCAAGAGAAGGATTCTTTAATAACATCGATGACCAATGAAGTTGCAAATCTCAATAATCTAGTAAAaagtaaagaagaagaaatatattctttaaggaaaaatattaccgaattgaatgataaaatagaagaGTCGATACCCGTGAAAGATTATAACGATTTGGTGGAAAAGTTgaaggataaaaatatgattctcGATGAATTAGAGTGCAGAATTAATGCAACCACGAAAGAAAACAGTAATTTAtcagaaaaagtgaaaaatttgtCACAGCAAAATAACgatattcaaaatcaattgaCCGAAAAGCAACGGGAACTTGTTGATTTAATAACAACGAAAGATCATCTAGAAGCACAAATTGTGGAATCGAAAGATGAGAAAGGTGAAGCCGAAAGGCGAGTCTGGGAATTACAGAGCATTATAGACAACAATACAAAATTTGTCAATGACTTGCAAACGGAATTGAGAAGCAACTATAAACAGattgaacaattaaaattgaagcATACAGAGGACACGCAACTGCAAAATCAGAGACTCGAAAATGTGATTGAGGAATTGGGTGCAAAGATGCAAGAATGCGAGATATTGAAGGAAGAATTGGAACAGAAGGAGAGATTGATCGGTCGCAATGTGACCGAAGAAGTTAAACTTGCCTTGGAATCTAAGGTTGGTGATTTGGAGAGAAAGTTGAAAGATTCCGAGGAGAAGATACAAATGCAATTGGAAAAGATGAAGAAGATAGCGGCcaatttgaagaagaaaacggCGGTGTGTCAGGAGCTTGAGACCAGGGTTGCCGAGCTTGAAGAAAAATGGACGACTGAGAAAGACGAGAAAGAGGCTAAAAACAAGCAAATTCAAGACGTGGAGATTGCAATCCGCGAGAAAGACAATAGAATAGCCGATCTCGAGGAGAAACTAGCCCAATCTAGAAACGAGTCTGCACAAGCGTCCAAGAATATCGAGAAACTGACCACCGATTTGTCCAACTTGAAGGAGAAGATGACTTTGCTCACTCAACAAATTACAGAGATGGAGGAGGAGATTGTAAAGTTGCGAGTGGATGTCGAATCTTCCACGGCTGATCTTACGTCGGAAAAAGAAAGTAGGCAGAATATATTGTCAGAGTACGAATCTTACAGGCGGCAAGTTGTCCAAGAGAACGAACGCAAGCAGTTGGAATTGGACGAGATGAAGGAGAAGGCCAGGGAGCTCAGCGTGAGGATGCAAGTTATGGAGGCGGAGTACGTCGAGCACCTTACTTTAATTAACGATCTCAAGGCTGAAAACGGCCTGTTGTTGTCGAAACAAGCGCATATAAACGAGAAATTAGAGACGGTCGAGAAAGAGTCGGAGGAGAGACGATTGTTGCTCGAGCAGATGGAGAGAGCGGTGGTCAACACTCGGGCGGAGGCCACTCAGACCCAAGAGGAGGAGATGGCGAACGAGGATGACGCGAAAATGAGCGGAGCCTTGCAGCACTGCAGCCATTGCGAGCAATGCCAGACATTGGTCCAGGCGTTGGAGGCTAAGTTGCAAGAGCGGGAAGCTGAGATAGAGAATTTGGATAACGAGTTGGCGAATTCCATTGGTAATTTCGTTCAGATGAGGGAATCCCTGAGGTTCAACGATCTGATGAATCAGACAGGTATGAGGAACAGAACGCTCGAGGATCCGTACAACGATCTTTTGTTCCAGTACAACTCGTTGGCGTCGAGTCACGAGGAGCTGAAAGTAAATTTGGAGAAAGCATCGAAGGAGAACGAGGAGTTGAGAGGGAGGATCGACCAACTGCGTTCCACGAATGACACGTTGCAAGAGAAGATAATGACGTTGGAAAACGTCGATGCGTTGAACTCTGATCTGGTTAAAAAATGCGAAGAACGGGAGGAGGAATTGTTAAACGTGCAACAGGAAATGCAAATTGTTCAGAGGCGATTGAACGCCCAGGCAGAATCTCTTAAATCCATGGAGGTGCAGAGAGAAACGGCAGAGAAATTGTTGCAAGATACGAAGGATAGTTTGCAGCGGGAGATCGACTCTCTCAAAATGGACAAAGACTCGAACGAGAGGAAGataaaagatttagaaatgGAGTTGAACACGTACAGGAACAGGAGCGCGGAATCTATGGCGAGCAGGGAAAGTACCTTCGACGTACCTCCTCGAGACAACGCTCCTCGATTGTTCGACGCCTCCAGAATCTTCGGCAGCGCCCCATCCGATTCCGATCCTCTGCCCGACAAGGAGGTGAAGAGATTGCGTTCTTTGctggaggagaaggaggcgCAATGCTCCAATCTGACCCAGGAGATCGATCAGTTGCAGGGGACGATGATCGAGGAGAGGACGCTGATCGAGCGATTGAAAGCCTCGCAAAAGGAACTGCAGGCCGATTTGGAAAAAGCGGAACAACTGGTGgccgagaaagaaaaacaaatcgaCTCGTTGAACGTCGAGCTGCGTAACTCTAACATGGAACGTGGAAACGATAAACTCGAGGAATCGCTGTTGGCCAAAGACGATCAATTGAGGGAATTGAATACCAGGCTGAGTTCCATGAAAGAGACGTTGGATGAGACGATCGTCGAACGAAATCGACAAGATTCCCTTCTACGATCCTACGAATCGCAGATAAACAATTTAGAGatggaattgaaaaattccagCGATCTCGAAGCGATACAGGATCTAGAGAAGCGCGTTCTGTCGCTCACGAAGGAGAGGGATTTGCTTCAATTGCAGGTAAACGATTTGACAAGGTCCATGGAGGAGCTGAAGGATTCGATCAACCTTGGACGAAACTTGCAGATGGAGATTGAGAGGGTTGGCCGCGAACGGGACGAGGCTAAAGAAACGATCGCGAATCTTAGCCGAGCGTTGGAGGAGGCCTGTAAACAATCCGACAAGGCAACGGCCACCGATGCGTCGACGAAGGAATCAACCCCGTTGGACGAAGAACAAGTCGGAAAAATTGTCACGGAGGAGAGGAACGTTTCCTCGGATGTCGGGGAGACGTGGGACGCCGGGTCGACGGAGAAAATTAACGTCGACGAGGAGATATGGGGATGGAACACGGAGGACGCGCAATTGGACAGCGAACAGGCCATGGCGTCCACCATATTGATTCCCAGCACGGAGATCCAGCTACGAGCCAAGGTAGACGATCTCCAGGATCAGATCAAAGATCtggagagggagagggcgAGGATGGTGGAGGAGAATAAGGCCGCTCAATTGAGGAACGCGAAAATGATAAAGAAGTTGAAGGAGTACAAGGTGCAGGCGGAGAGCCTGCAGcagcaattaaaaatacagaaatcGGCCACCGATTTTTACGGATTGGATTCAGCGATCGAGGAGGAGTTAAAGTCACAGATAGGTAAATTGGAGAAGAATTTGAACGAGGTTAAGGAGGAGCAGAGAAACACGGTTGCCGAGAAGGAGGCCTTGGCGAAACGGTTGGACGTTGTTGTCTCTGCGAACGAGAGATACATGGAGATGAAAGAGAGGCAGGACATGGATATGGAGGTACTGCGTATTCGAAACAAAGAATTATCCGAAAAAGTGGAAATTCTCGACAAACGTTTACAGGGAAGCGCGACACGCGAGAACTCGACGACCTTTCGGATCGTCGAGGATGTCGATCCCTCGAGCGAGCAAGTTGAGCAGAAGGTGGTCGCGCAAGAGCAGGTGGTTGCTGCCAACAGGGGGAAACGCTCCGCCGAGGAGGCGGATCTCGAAAGTTTGTCGAAAAAGTACAAGGAGGAGATCGACGATCTCAAGGACGAGATGGAGGCGCTTGCGACCGAGAACGAGCAACTTCAACACTTCCTAGAGGAGCAAAAGATCAAGTTGTCCGCCTTAGAGTCGAAACGTAACGCCGAGGAGGACGAGTCCATCCAGATCGTGGACGatttaaacagaaaaatttctgaattgcAGGCGGTGTTGAGTAAATCTAGGGAGGAGTATGATTTGTTGAGGAAGCAGTACGAGCAGAGCTTGATGGACGCTAACGATCAAGTTACGGCAATGAGGCAGAACGCCGATTACTTGAAAGAAGAGGCTTTCGAGAGGACGAGCAAATTGGAAATGGAGGTAGCCGATTTGCGCCAACAACTCGAGGCTTCCGAACTGAACGTTACTGAGTTACAAAAGAGTTTGGAGGACGCTTTGCGAGAAAAATTAAGGGCGGAGGAAAGGTTAACAGATTTAACGGCGTCCTCGGAGAAGCAGGTTTCTTCTTTGAACGCGTCCATGTTGGAAGTGACCGATCTTTTGAATATCAGGATACAGGAAGTGGCGGACTTGAAGCAAGAACTTCAAAAACAGTACGTGGACCACGAAGAAGCAAAAATGAAGTTGCAGAACAGCGTACAGGAGTTGAATCGAGAATTCGACGAGAAGAGGCAAGAAATGGAGGATTTGAAGAGGTCGTTCacagagaaggagaaggaattTATCGAACGGCAGAGCGTGGAAACGGTGAGCGCCCTCGTGAGTCAGGCGACTCAAGAATTGATGCAAAAACACGCGATAGAAATCGAGGAGAGGGATAAACACGTGCAAAATCTTAACGAAAGATTGTCCACGTTGGAAATAGCTACAAACGAGTATTTGCTCGAGAAACAGAACAACGTTATTCAACTCGACGCCCAAACACAAGAATTAGAACTTTTGAGACAGAATTTGATGGAAAAGGAGTCGAGTTTGGCATCTGTTCGAGAGAGATTTGCGTCGACGGAGAAACAATTGACCGAGAGAGAGTTGGAGTTGAACGAAAGGGAGGAAACGATTCAGAAATTGTCATTAGAGAATCAAAGATACGTGGAAACTATCGAAGAGCTACGTAAACGTTTGAACGAGTCTGCAGCAATCTCGGCCAATGTGAACGAGTATACGCTACGTATTCAGACTTTGGAACAGGAAGTCGAAAACATGAGATCACTCCTAGACGAGAAGGACGAGATCTTGCGAAAGAGCGCACAAGAGACGACAGAGTGTAgggaaattatagaaaaaaatagaatagaattgaGCGAACTTCGTATGGAGATACAGAAGGTGGAAGATTTGAAGAATGAACTGTTGGAAAAGGGCGAGCAAGTGAACAgtttgaaattggaattggaaGCAACCCGTAAAGTTTTGGAGGAAACTAGGCAAAATTTGAACGAAAAGGTATCTCTTCTAGATCAAAGTAATCAGATGttgaacgaaaaagaaatggaaattgatAGATTGTCGAGTTTGCAACAGGATCGACGTAATTCTGTTAACATGATAGATGGTTTACCTGTCTTTAGAATGGGCAATGGCGAGCAAAATTTACAGCTTACCATAGACAACATGCAGGTTGAACTTGAAAGGAGGCAGGAAGAGATCGagcatttgaaatatatcctGAACGAGAACACGTATCCAGGTATAATTCAAGAGATGCAACAAAGGATCAATTGTCTGTACAATGAGAAGGCGGAGTTGGAATCTTCATTGGAGGTAATCAATGCAAGAGCCGAGGAAAAGGAGAAGCAAATTCATGCTTTGAAACAAAGAATCGAGACGCAAAGCCAGGAATTTATTTCCAAAGAAGAGGCGAGTTTTCATTCCAGGGATCGAAGATCGATCCAGGAACAGGAACAAATTGTCAGGCTTCAGAATGAGTTGTACACCAAGGAGCAAGAAATTAACGAACTCAAGTACATCGTAGCTGAAAAAGACTCTCAGTTGTCTGTCCAAGCCAGCATGGAGCCTCAATCGGATGAATTTGAACTACGCGAGATGGTTCAAAGATTAACTGCTGAATTATACGGTAAGGAAGAGGAAATTAAACatacaaaattaacaattgtcgAATTGCAGAGGGAAGTATCTCGCTTGAAAGAGTTTGAAAGATTTTCGGAACAGACTAGAGAAGCTGTGCAAAAGCTTAACGCGGAGAAGGAGCAGATTCGTTTGGAGGGTGAGGAATTTTTGGAGAGGAAgttgaaagagaaggaaatggAAATCGATGAGATAAAGCGAAACTTAGCTATGGAGAATCAAAAAATCTTGGATGAGTTATCGTTCAACAACAGAGACATTGAAAATCTGAAGAGTCAGTTGATGGAGTTGTCCACGACTGAGCAAAGAACGAAAGATGAATTACGTCGGAAGGAAGAGGATCTGATACAAGTAAATTCTGATTTGGCGGAGAAGGAACGAAGATTGGCTGAACTGAGCATTACCAAAGATGCAGAGCTTCACAATTTGAAGATACAAATTTATGAGAAGGACGCGCGTATAGAGGAACTCGTATCGTTGTacgaggagggagagaagcGATTTAccgaattgaaaaatactttGACGGCCAGAGAAGTCGAAATCAATTCGTTGAAGACACTTTTAGAGGATAAAGTAAaggaatatcaattaatacaaAACGTTTTAAAGAAAGATGTATCTGTTCTCGATACTTCTACAACTCTAAACACGGAAACCTCtgatgaaaagattaaaacgtCAACGTCACAGGAATTAGATCTTGCGTTGTATATGCTTCATCAAAGAGACGTAAGATGCGAAGAATTGACGCACGAATTGATGCAGTTACTCGAAGAACGCGATACGTTGCAATTACGCCTCTCTAACGCGATCAGAGTTAATGAAGACTTGAGGAAAGGTTCCTTAACGAATGTAGACCTCAGCCCGAAAATGGAGGCGTCCACTTCTGGAGACACTGTGGAACCAATTGTAGAACATCCTTCACCATCCAAATCTGAGGGACCTGTCGAGATAGCCAAAGAAGCTATTGACGCACCGATTGGGGAAAACAAGGAAATCCTTGCCCAAAA TTTTCCCTTCAGGCTGTCACAACTGCAAACGGTGAGCCATTCAAAAGATGTGCGATTGAGGGATGAACGAGAGTTGAGACACACACAACAAATGTCTTTATTAGCGCACAAAGACGTTTTAAGTACTTTACCCCCTGAAGCAGCTGCCAGACTCGTCAATGCAAATTACACACTCT CTAGGGATGTCCAGAGTCAATCGAGTGTTTTGCTAAATTGGCTATGGGGAAAAAg TACGCCAAAAGTGGTACATATGTGA